The Janthinobacterium tructae genome contains the following window.
GGCATCGTCAGCAAGCGCCACCTGCAGGCCGGCGAAAAAGTCTCGCCCGACATGCCCGTCTACACCATCGTCAACCTGGCCCAGCTGACCCTGGAAGCGCCCGTGCCCAGCGCGGACATTCCGCGCATCAAGCTGGGCCAGGACGTGCACTTCAAGGTCGACGGCTTCGGCGCGCGCGACTTTGCCGGCAAGGTCACGCGCATCAACCCCACCACCGAGAGCGGCTCACGCGCCATGCTGGTCTACATCGCCGTCGACAATGGCGATGGCGCCCTGCGCGGCGGCATGTTCGCCAAGGGCAGCATCGTCACCGAGCGCTCGCCGGTGGCGCCGCTGGTGCCGTTGACGGCCGTGCGCCATGAAAAGCAGGGCCCCGTCGTGTATGCGCTGGTGAACAACAAGGTGGTCGCCCAGCCCGTCACGCTGGGACTGCGCAACGAAGATGAAGGCTATGCGGAAGTGACGTCCGGCCTGGTGCCGGGCGCGAAAGTCATCATCGCCAAACTCGATGGCGTGAAACCGGGCCACAGCGTGACCTTTGCCGCGCAATCAGCTACGCCTGCCGCCCCCGCCGCGCCGGCAGCCGTGCTGGCACGGAAGGATTAAGCCATGTGGATGACCAAAGTCAGCATACAAAACCCCGTCTTCGCCACCATGGTCATGGTGGCGCTGGTGGTACTGGGCATCTTCTCCTACCGGGGCCTGGGCGTGGAAAGCATGCCCAGCGTGCAGTTTCCATTCGCCGCCATTGAAGTGAACTACCCGGGCGCCTCGCCCGAAGCCGTGGAAAACGACATCACGCGCCCCATCGAGGACGCCGTCAACACCGTCAGCGGCATCAAGACCATCCGCGCCAACTCGTGGGAAGGACGCGCCGGCGTGTACCTGGAATTCGAGCTGTCGACCAACATGGACAAGGCCATGCAGGACTTGCGCGACAAGGTGGCCCTGGTACGCCCGCGCTTCCCGAAGGAAGCCAAGGACCCGTTCATCGCGCGCGCCGAAGGCGACAACGAACGCCCCATCGCCACCATCGTGCTCACATCCACCGGGCATGACCTGCGCTCGCTGTCGACCATGACGGAGCAGATCATCAGCAAGCGCTTCCAGGGTGTGGCCGGCGTGGGACAAGTCAAGCTGCGCGGCTTGCGCGCGCGCCAGATCCTCATCAGCATGAAGCCGATCGAACTCAATGCCCAGGGCATCGGCGTCGATGAAGTGATCCGCGCCATCCAGGCGACGAATACCAACTTGCCGGCCGGCTCCATCAGCCATGGCGCGGCAGAGCAGCTGGTGCGCGTGGAAGGCAAGATCAAGGATGCGCGCGAATTCGGCAAGATCATCGTCGCGCGCCGTGCCGTCGGCCCCGTCTACCTGGACCAGGTGGCCACCGTGGTCGACGGCGAGCAGGAAGAACTGTCGATTTCGCGCATGAACGGCCAGCAAGCCGTAACCATGGAAATCACCAAGGTGCAGGACGCCAACGTGGTCGAAGTGGGCACCGGCATCCTGAAAGTGGCGGCGGATCTGCAAAAGACGCTGCCGCCCGATATCACCCTGCGCGTGCTGGACGACGAATCGGAACGCGTGCAAAGCCAGCTCGATAACGTCAAGCGCACCATCATCGAAGGCGCCGTGCTGACCATGGTGATCGTCTTCCTGTTCCTGCATTCGTGGCGCTCGACCATCATCACGGGCCTAACTTTGCCGATCTCCGTGCTGGCCAGCTTCATCGCCATGAAGGCGTTTGGCTTCACGCTGAACTTCCTGACCCTGATGGCGCTGTCCCTGTGCATCGGCCTGTTGATCGATGATGCCATCGTGGTGCGTGAAAACATCGTGCGCCACCTGGGCATGGGCAAGAACCACTACCAGGCGGCCAACGACGGCACCAATGAAATCGGCCTGGCCGTGATGGCCACCACGTTCGCCATCGTCGCCGTGTTCGTGCCGGTGGCCTTCATGGACGGCATCATCGGCCGCTTCTTCCTGCAGTTCGGCATCACCGTGGCCGTCGCCGTTCTCGTCTCCCTGTTCGTCAGCTTCACGCTCGACCCCATGCTGTCGTCCGTCTGGCGTGACCCCGTCAAGGATCGCTTCAAGTACGTGCCGTGGCTGGGCCGCTTCATGGCCTGGATCGAGACGGGCATCGACTGCCTGCACGTCTGGTACGGCAAGGTATTGAAAGTGGCCCTGCGCTGGCGCAAGACCACGCTGGCCACCGCCGTCGCCCTGTTCGCGGGCAGCCTGATGCTCGTGCCCATGATCGGCGGCGAGATGTTCCCGGAAACGGACCAGGGCTGGGTCAACCTGCGCTTCAAGACGCCCGTCGGCTCCAGCCTCGAATACACGGACAGCAAGGTGCGCCAGATCGAAACGGCGCTGAAGGAGTTTCCCGAGATCGACAGCCTGGTAGCCAATATCGGCACGCCCGATGGACGCAACACGGCCGAAGTGAACCTGAAGCTGACGGACATCAAGACGCACAAGCGCCGCTCGCAGCAGGAACTGGAAAAGCTGATCCGCGAACGCCTGGCGCCGATTGCCGGCATTACGCTGTCCGTCGGCCAGCGCCCCATCTTCATCGCCATCCTCGGCACGGACGAAGGCAAGCTCGATGCGGTGGCGCACACCCTGATGAACAAGATGCGCAGCATCAAAGGCCTGGCCGACATGGAATACAGCCAGGAAGGCGCCAATCCGTCGACCACGGTGAAGATCAACAACGAGCTGGCCAGCGACCTGGGATTGTCGGTGCAGCAGATCGGCAATGCCCTGCGCCCGTTCGTGGCGGGCGACACGGTCAGCCACTGGCTGGCCAGCGACGGGCAAAACTATGACGTCAACGTGCAGCTGCCGAAATCGGGCCGGCAAAAGGTGGCCGACCTGGCCGACCTGTCGCTGGCGTCCAGCAAGCTTGACGCCAACGGCAAGCCGGTCATGATTCCGCTGCGCCAGGTGGTCGAATTCGTGCCCTCGTCCAGCCCGCAAGTGCTGAAACGCCAGGCCTTGCAGCGCCGCGTCGCCATCTATGCGGGCGTGCAGGGCCGCCCTGCCGGCGACGTCGACGCCGATGTGCAGAAGGCCATCAAGTCCATCGATCTGCCGCCGGGCGTGCGCTTCGACGTGGCCGGCAATGCGCAGCAGATGGCCGAGACCATGGGCGGCGCGATGATGGCGCTGGGGATCGCCGTGATCTTCATCTACCTGGTGCTGGCATCGCAGTTCGGCAGCTTTTTGCAGCCGATCGCCATCATGGTGTCGCTGCCGCTCTCCTTGATCGGCGTGCTGGCCGCTCTCCTCATTACGGGCAGCACCCTGAACATCTTCTCCGTGATCGGCTTCATCATGCTCATGGGCCTGGTCACCAAGAATGCGATTTTGCTGGTGGACTTCACCAACCAGCGCCAGCGCGAGGGCCTGGGACAGTTCGAGGCGCTGATGGAAGCGGGGCAAGTGCGCTTGCGCCCCATCCTGATGACGACCCTGGCGATGGTCTTCGGCATGCTGCCGATGGCCATCGGCATGGGCGACGGCGGCGAATCGCAGGCGCCCATGGGCCGCGCCGTCATCGGCGGCGTCATCACCTCGACGCTATTGACGCTGGTGGTGGTGCCCGTCGCCTACACCTACCTCGACAGTCTGGGCAAGCGCGCCGCGCGCTTCTTTGGCGGCGGCGAGCATGCGCACGCTGAATCCGCCGACGATGGCAAAGCACACGCCCACTGATAGACCGGTCGCCTTCACCGTCCCCGCATTGGCGGGGACGACGCGGCGGCTTCCTGAAGAGAGCTTCAGTTGACCAAAGCGGCCCCACTGGCTAGACTGTCCCCCGTTATCAATGATATGGAGTGACTCGTGGGTGCTTGTTCCAGTGACAGTAGTCGATTGACCATCGGCGATCGGCCTTAGGCAAGACGCGCGCATTCCGCCCGCCTGGCCCATGGCAAGGTGCGGTTTTACCAGCGGCGATGCACATTCGCCGCCACTTCCCTCCTCATCGTTCCACCGTTATCGTCTGCTGCCCCCTTTCGGGGCGAATTGTCTTCGCCTTGCACTCGCCTGTTCCTCCCCAGCCGGGAGAAACTGATGGTGGTATTTGATTTTGCGCTGCGCGTTGCCGCGGCATTGACCCTGGGCGCCATGATCGGCGCCGAACGCCAGCTGCGCCAGCGCATGGCGGGCCTGCGCACGAACGCGCTGGTGTCTGTCGGCGCCTCGCTGTTCGTGATGGTCTCCGTGCTCGAAGGCGATAGCGCCGGCCATATGCGCATCGCCGCGCAGGTGGTGTCGGGCATCGGCTTTCTGGGCGCCGGCGTCATCATGCGCGAAGGGATGACGGTGCGCGGCCTGAACACGGCCGCCACCCTGTGGTGCTCGGCCGCCATCGGCGTGCTGTGCGGCCTCGGTTTTGCGCTGGAAGCGGCCATCGGCACGGGCTTCGTGCTGGTCGCCAACCTGGTGCTGCGCCACCTGGCGCAACGCATCAACGCGCACGGCAGCGAAGCGGGCATCGAGACGGAAAGCATCTACCGCGTGACGGCCGTGTGCGAGGCGGAGCAGGAAGTGCAGGTGCGCAAGCTGATGCTGCGCCTGATCAGCGGCATGCCGGCGCTGATGCTGCAATCCCTGCACAGCGAAGACGCGGCGCAGGCGGGGCGCATCGAAGTGCGCGCCGACCTGCTCACGCCCTTGTCCAGCCTGGGATTGCTGGAGCAGATCGTCAGCCAGGTCAGCCTGGAAGGCAGCGTCTCGGCCGTGCGCT
Protein-coding sequences here:
- a CDS encoding efflux RND transporter permease subunit, with product MWMTKVSIQNPVFATMVMVALVVLGIFSYRGLGVESMPSVQFPFAAIEVNYPGASPEAVENDITRPIEDAVNTVSGIKTIRANSWEGRAGVYLEFELSTNMDKAMQDLRDKVALVRPRFPKEAKDPFIARAEGDNERPIATIVLTSTGHDLRSLSTMTEQIISKRFQGVAGVGQVKLRGLRARQILISMKPIELNAQGIGVDEVIRAIQATNTNLPAGSISHGAAEQLVRVEGKIKDAREFGKIIVARRAVGPVYLDQVATVVDGEQEELSISRMNGQQAVTMEITKVQDANVVEVGTGILKVAADLQKTLPPDITLRVLDDESERVQSQLDNVKRTIIEGAVLTMVIVFLFLHSWRSTIITGLTLPISVLASFIAMKAFGFTLNFLTLMALSLCIGLLIDDAIVVRENIVRHLGMGKNHYQAANDGTNEIGLAVMATTFAIVAVFVPVAFMDGIIGRFFLQFGITVAVAVLVSLFVSFTLDPMLSSVWRDPVKDRFKYVPWLGRFMAWIETGIDCLHVWYGKVLKVALRWRKTTLATAVALFAGSLMLVPMIGGEMFPETDQGWVNLRFKTPVGSSLEYTDSKVRQIETALKEFPEIDSLVANIGTPDGRNTAEVNLKLTDIKTHKRRSQQELEKLIRERLAPIAGITLSVGQRPIFIAILGTDEGKLDAVAHTLMNKMRSIKGLADMEYSQEGANPSTTVKINNELASDLGLSVQQIGNALRPFVAGDTVSHWLASDGQNYDVNVQLPKSGRQKVADLADLSLASSKLDANGKPVMIPLRQVVEFVPSSSPQVLKRQALQRRVAIYAGVQGRPAGDVDADVQKAIKSIDLPPGVRFDVAGNAQQMAETMGGAMMALGIAVIFIYLVLASQFGSFLQPIAIMVSLPLSLIGVLAALLITGSTLNIFSVIGFIMLMGLVTKNAILLVDFTNQRQREGLGQFEALMEAGQVRLRPILMTTLAMVFGMLPMAIGMGDGGESQAPMGRAVIGGVITSTLLTLVVVPVAYTYLDSLGKRAARFFGGGEHAHAESADDGKAHAH
- a CDS encoding MgtC/SapB family protein, which gives rise to MVVFDFALRVAAALTLGAMIGAERQLRQRMAGLRTNALVSVGASLFVMVSVLEGDSAGHMRIAAQVVSGIGFLGAGVIMREGMTVRGLNTAATLWCSAAIGVLCGLGFALEAAIGTGFVLVANLVLRHLAQRINAHGSEAGIETESIYRVTAVCEAEQEVQVRKLMLRLISGMPALMLQSLHSEDAAQAGRIEVRADLLTPLSSLGLLEQIVSQVSLEGSVSAVRWALVNNAEFVAERGV